In Acanthopagrus latus isolate v.2019 chromosome 23, fAcaLat1.1, whole genome shotgun sequence, the genomic window ATACCAGAGGACAAACTCACCTGGTCCACCAAACACCTACAGCATGTATATACATACAGGAATATACACCTGTTAGAGTCACGTGTCAAAGTCTTCACAGTGAAAGTAAATATACATAATGAAACATAATCAGGCTTAATAGGCTGAACACACGTGCATTACATCAACCAGAGTTAAAGGTCCTGTGCTTAGCCTTGATATGTTATAATGTGCGCTATCTAGGCCCAGCTCAGTGTTACCAGTCTTGGAAATTGCGTCACAGCTAAACTGGTGTTTACTGATCTGGAATACTTGGAGGaccttgtgtctctgcagggagGAGAAGTTGTTTGGGCATGCTGGAAATGTAGCTTGCAGCTGTTAGGCCCTGAAGAATCCAGGAGAAGTTGAGGGAACAAAGGAGGGAGCTGGAGTTTTGACTGTCTGGTCAGAAATGGGTGAGTCATCCTGACCAATAGTAGCTCAAAGCTGAATGTGCGTCAAGGTGTAAAGACTGGGGGATTCTGGGAAACTGGGTTCAGTTCAgtgtccattttgaaatccacaatgaacaACTTCATCGGTGGGTCCCAACTATATGCAGGCCCACTTAAGTCCtccctgtgtttgtgaaaatgtacaaaaataaaaagtagcctcatttgataataaataaatacaaaatacatagCGGCAGCCTAGatgtaaaaaacaataaaagatatCCTCCCCCACAGTGATCAAgcataaaacacaatgatgttAACTCTGGAACATTCAGTTAATCTCACCTTAATAGAACAGATGCAATTCTGTGTGTAGCTATTTTTATTGTGTGAGAATTTAAGAATCACTGTGGGCCTAAAGTGTCAAAGCCACAGGGTGCCACTGCAGAGGGGCAGAAGAGCCACAGGTTGCAGACTCCAAGCCTAGTTGTACAAActgtcagcagctctgctctgttgtctgcCCACAACAAAGCAGCATCAATAGCATGTGACACATTTCCTCCATACAGGCCCGGGTTTGATAACAGTAACCCTCACGTTCAAATATAAGCTGTGCATTTTGTCTGTGGTGTGGGTGACCTGATTTCAGGGGCTCAGTACCATCCAAAACTTTACATTACAAGAGGCTCTGCTTggtagaggaagaagagagcagGCACACATCACTTTATTTGGAGGAGAAAAACGAGTTTTAAGATCGAACAGGGGCGTTTCGATTACTTGGAACGAGTTTCAACATGCGTGTAAACCTGATGCTGACGCTGCTGTTTCTGTCCGGTGGGTACAAAAATTAAATCTTACTTAAGGGAACGTTCAAAGTATGAAATGATTTATGTGCccaacattttgtttcaggTGCTGTTTGCAGTGACTGGAAGGTGGAATATCATCAGCAGCACATCTGTGCAGTGAAAGGCTCGTCTGTTGTCATTCCATGTTCATTTTACTATCCTGACAACCTGCAAGTGAAGAAAGTCATGTGGGGTCATGAAAGGTCCAACATTTTTGATGGTCCTTTCATATTTGAGAGTGAGATGAATGAAACTGACACAAGATTTCAGTATATTGgcgacaaaaaacacaattgttcTTTCGAAATACACAACGTAGAGCATAATGATGCAGGAAAATATATCTTCAGATTTATAAATGATTTGGAAAAGGGCAAATGGACTGGTCCAGCTGGCTCGACATTAAAGGTTGTTggtaagttttctttttcataaacCAACTCTAGCTGTGAATCTTCGCTACTCTTCAATTATGTGAAGTTTGGCTCTAAAGCAGTTCTTTGCTCTTCTAGATTTGAATGTATCGATGATGAGACCTCAAGAGAACAGAGTGACAAAGGAAGGCGACTCTGTGAATCTGACCTGCATAAACGGCTGTGACAGCGATCACCTTTCATCTGCTTTCACCTGGTTTAAGAATGGAGAACCCAAAAATGAAGGACCTGTTCTTTATTTAAGCAACATGAACCCCACTGACTCTGGAAACTACTCCTGCTCTCTAAAGACTCACACAGGAACAGCTTCACGAGTCATAAACATCAACGTTGAATGTGAGTAATCCATCGACCTGAGTTTGCCACATGATTCCTCTGACAGATAACAGCTCCGGTCTTCTTTCAGATGCCCCGAAGAACACGTCAGTGTCCGTCAGGCCGTCGAAGGAGGTGGAGGCCGGCACCAACATCACCCTGATCTGCAGCAGCCACGCAAATCCTCCAGTGGATTATACCTGGTTTAGACTAAATGAAAGTCATGTTCTGGATGTTGGACACCAGCCTGAGCTGTTCTCTGCTGATGGAGGCCAGTATTTCTGCAGCGCCACCAACAAACATGGAGGTCAAAACTCCTCTGTTGTGACTGTAAAGATTAAAGGTAAgttgaaaaattaaattaaaggcaTGTTACTTGTCTTTTAGCAGTGGTGGGCTCAGGCTTTCTGAGGGGCAGCGgcgataaaacaaacaaaaaaaggcaccagCTGCGTGTGTGGTTTGAGTATGAGTGTGCGGAAAGTCGTGATCCATTTATAGAGAGGCGGCAGCTTTTCTAAAATGGAGGGTCTCCCATCTGCACTGTTATGCATCCGTTGTTCAAGATCATATAGGCTTAATTGCTCAATCGACCATTTAATTTAATATCTAATGCGATTATATTGTTTCACACACCTCAGACTTGGATTCGAGGATTTCATCCTTGTGCTCTCACAAAGCTAACACTCTGCCTTTGCACTCAAACTGTGCCTATCGCTTGTAGCACAATCTTGACACTAGTTGACACGATCTGCCAGTATCTGTTTGCACGCTGCATACTATGAAGAGATGTCAGacaaatttgtaaaaaaaaagtgcatcagCTTGCAGGAAATGAAGGTACATTTCTGGTGAAACCGTTCCAAACCGATTTCTAGCATCAAGGACGCTCTTGAAGGCAccgcagtgtgtgttttctcttttttactcGATTATGTTCTGTCGCATATTTTCCGGACatcattctttctctctgacaaAGCTAGCACTCTGCCTTTGTTACGCAGGTGGGCGGGCGTTGTTCAACAGAGATGTACTCATTATCATACCCACTGTGGCCCTGCTCCTGATTGTGATCACTGTTGTTGCCGTCACAAGGTAAGATTTATTTccactgacacactgttttattACAATACACCgataaaacacagatgtttcacaGACTTATTTGTTTTAgactcaaaaaaacaagaccaaGAGTGCAAGAAATCAGCTgcgaggaggacagagaggtgacaccatcattatgttgttttttttttattgttctgatGTGTTTCTGGTTTTGTACGCAAATTAAAGCTGTGTAACATAATTACCTTATGCAATAGATCGTGAGGAAGATGTTATCAGAAGTGAATTTAACCCTGGTCCTAATTAGACGATCTGCCCTCACTCGTCATGTGTTAGTGTCAGGATGCAGTCTATGTCAACTGGCCTGTTGGTGGCAAGAACCAATCAGAAGGGAGAAGCCCCTGCGAGGGGGC contains:
- the LOC119014424 gene encoding B-cell receptor CD22-like, whose translation is MNPTDSGNYSCSLKTHTGTASRVININVEYAPKNTSVSVRPSKEVEAGTNITLICSSHANPPVDYTWFRLNESHVLDVGHQPELFSADGGQYFCSATNKHGGQNSSVVTVKIKGGRALFNRDVLIIIPTVALLLIVITVVAVTRLKKTRPRVQEISCEEDRECQDAVYVNWPVGGKNQSEGRSPCEGATAELVYATVTFHTKRKPNTEPQTDHDDDDDVIYSTVCR